From Penicillium psychrofluorescens genome assembly, chromosome: 6, one genomic window encodes:
- a CDS encoding uncharacterized protein (ID:PFLUO_008526-T1.cds;~source:funannotate), whose product MTGSGKLTISIDRGGTFTDVHAIVPGRPDIILKLLSVDPSHYQDAPTEGIRQILELATGTPHPRGRPLKLDRIGCLRMGTTVATNALLERKGARSVLFTTKGFRDLLKIGDQSRPAIFDLSMARPGVLPEGVVEVNERVLPCHPAADSECFAAARIVEGVTGEKFRVVQELDIAQVRRELQRLKEQGYQSLSVALLHSFAYPDHERQIGEVAEQMGFSVTLSSKLQPMIKIVPRGMSAAADAYLTPVIKTYIDSINSSFEGGLENQQDCRFEFMQSDGGLVDFRKFSGLKAILSGPAAGVVGFAATSYDPTERIPVIGFDMGGTSTDVSRFDGHLDHVFGSKVAGVLIQSPQLDINTVAAGGGSILTWRNGLFYVGPESASAHPGPACYRKGGPLTVTDANLFLGRLLPEYFPHIFGPNEDQPLDTETTARLFDELTQKINVERRHNLQPEYTPEEVALGFLKVADESMARPIRNLTEARGFETASHHLACFGGAGGQHACSVATSLGISRIIIHKYSSVLSAYGLALAEVVKESQEPVSSDYLASRSTMLQRFDEIAAVATKEMQTQGFLPGQVRHEQYLNMRYEGSDTSLMILRPENSSDFLDEFRVRHRREFNFNSDRPVLVDDIRVRTIASSKVRTERSPLVQLKEADMQDVTMAPANTTSAYFDGFPSRVSTPVYLLDQLEKHTRITGPAVIIDKTQTIVVAPNAVANLLDTCIVVDLKDEPTTTSAEVLISSVIDPIRLSIFGHRFMSIAEQMGRTLQKTSVSTNIKERLDFSCALFSPDGGLVANAPHVPVHLGSMQFAVRYQHQKWLGNLKDGDVLVANHPSCGGTHLPDITVITPVFDRPGGTKIMFYVASRGHHADIGGILPGSMPPKSTELWQEGAAIEGDKIISNGVLDEARLIELLVTKPAQYPGCAGARCISDNLSDLKAQIAANTRGISLIQGLFAEYGVETVQKYMFAIQATAETAVRNLLKGLHQKFEGQPLEAVDYMDDGTPIKLKITIDGSNGSAIFDFDGTGPEVYGSWNAPIAITHSAIIYCLRCLINADVPLNQGCLAPIDIRVPSPSILSPTKTAAVVGGNVVTSQRITDVVLKAFQACAASQGCCNNLTFGTDPKVDPATGAVITPGFGYYETIAGGSGAGPSWKGESGVHVHMTNTRITDPEILEKRYPTMLRQFTLREGSGGQGKNPGGEGVVRDIEFLAPMQCSILSERRVHRPYGLEGGEAAQPGLNLWISRDSETGEERRINIGGKNTVAVDVHDRVVIMTAGGGGWGAVEFTGVQ is encoded by the exons ATGACGGGCTCCGGCAaactcaccatctccattgaCCGTGGAGGTACTTTCACCGACGTTCATGCTATTGTCCCGGGCCGTCCAGATATCATCTTGAAGCTCCTGTCCGTAGATCCCTCCCACTACCAGGATGCGCCCACCGAAGGCatccgccagatccttgagCTGGCTACGGGAACCCCGCACCCGCGTGGCCGGCCACTGAAACTTGACCGCATCGGCTGTCTTCGAATGGGCACCACGGTTGCAACCAATGCCCTTCTAGAGCGCAAGGGAGCCCGCTCGGTGCTATTCACTACCAAAGGCTTTCGAGATTTGCTCAAGATTGGCGACCAGTCACGACCAGCCATCTTTGATCTGTCCATGGCTCGCCCGGGAGTGCTGCCGGAAGGCGTAGTGGAGGTCAACGAGCGAGTTCTCCCCTGCCACCCTGCTGCCGATAGTGAGTGCTTTGCTGCAGCACGAATTGTGGAGGGTGTGACCGGGGAGAAGTTCCGCGTCGTGCAAGAACTCGACATTGCGCAGGTGCGAAGGGAGCTTCAGCGATTAAAAGAGCAGGGGTACCAGTCTCTCTCCGTGGCCCTCCTCCACTCGTTCGCCTACCCCGATCACGAACGCCAGATCGGAGAAGTCGCAGAGCAGATGGGCTTCTCCGtcactctttcttccaagTTGCAACCAATGATCAAGATTGTGCCGCGTGGTATGTCCGCGGCCGCGGATGCGTACCTCACTCCCGTCATCAAGACCTATATCGACTCCATCAATTCCAGCTTTGAGGGTGGACTAGAAAATCAACAAGACTGCCGCTTTGAGTTCATGCAATCGGATGGAGGACTGGTCGACTTTCGCAAATTCAGTGGGCTAAAGGCAATCCTGTCCGGTCCCGCCGCCGGCGTGGTTGGCTTTGCTGCCACGAGCTATGATCCCACTGAGCGAATCCCGGTTATTGGGTTTGACATGGGTGGTACCTCCACCGATGTGTCGCGCTTCGACGGTCACTTGGATCACGTCTTCGGTTCGAAGGTTGCCGGCGTCTTGATTCAGTCGCCCCAGCTTGATATCAACACCGTGGCTGCCGGAGGCGGTTCCATCCTAACATGGCGCAATGGCCTCTTTTATGTTGGCCCTGAGTCAGCCAGCGCGCATCCTGGTCCCGCATGCTACCGAAAGGGCGGCCCATTGACGGTAACAGACGCCAATCTCTTCCTTGGCCGACTGCTGCCAGAGTATTTCCCTCACATCTTTGGACCCAATGAAGATCAGCCTCTGGATACTGAGACCACCGCTCGACTCTTCGACGAACTGACCCAGAAAATCAACGTCGAGCGCCGACACAACCTCCAGCCGGAATACACCCCTGAAGAAGTGGCATTGGGCTTCCTCAAAGTCGCCGACGAGTCCATGGCTCGGCCCATTCGCAACCTCACCGAAGCTCGCGGCTTTGAAACCGcatcccaccacctcgcTTGCTTtggcggcgctggtggccAACATGCATGCTCGGTTGCCACCTCCCTGGGTATTTCAcgcatcatcatccacaaaTATTCGTCGGTCCTGTCGGCCTACGGTTTGGCACTGGCAGAGGTCGTCAAGGAGTCTCAAGAGCCAGTGTCGTCTGATTATCTGGCCTCTCGCTCCACAATGCTTCAGCGCTTTGATGAGATAGCGGCTGTCGCAACAAAGGAGATGCAAACCCAAGGTTTTTTGCCTGGTCAAGTGCGCCACGAGCAGTACCTCAATATGCGGTATGAGGGTTCCGACACGAGTTTGATGATCCTGCGGCCAGAAAATTCGTCGGACTTTCTCGACGAGTTCCGCGtccgccatcgtcgagaaTTCAACTTCAACTCTGATCGGCCGGTTCTGGTCGACGATATCCGTGTCCGCACCATTGCCTCTTCCAAGGTGCGCACAGAGCGGAGCCCATTGGTTCAATTGAAAGAAGCCGACATGCAGGATGTCACAATGGCGCCCGCTAACACCACGTCGGCCTACTTCGACGGCTTCCCCAGTCGGGTCAGCACTCCTGTGTACCTTCTTGATCAGCTAGAGAAGCACACACGCATCACTGGCCCGGCTGTCATCATCGATAAGACGCAGACGATCGTTGTTGCTCCCAATGCGGTGGCGAACCTGCTGGACACATGCATTGTTGTCGACCTGAAGGACGAGCCGACCACCACCTCTGCCGAAGTTCTCATATCATCTGTGATCGATCCCATCCGCCTCAGCATTTTTGGTCATCGTTTTATGTCCATCGCTGAACAGATGGGCCGCACACTTCAAAAGACATCGGTTTCCACTAACATCAAGGAGCGTTTGGATTTCTCGTGCGCCTTGTTCTCTCCCGATGGAGGATTGGTGGCCAATGCACCCCACGTCCCCGTGCATCTAGGGTCCATGCAGTTCGCGGTGCGCTACCAACACCAGAAATGGCTGGGTAACTTGAAAGATGGCGATGTGCTGGTGGCCAACCACCCCAGCTGCGGTGGAACTCACCTGCCCGACATCACG GTAATTACGCCTGTGTTTGACCGGCCTGGGGGTACCAAAATCATGTTTTATGTGGCCTCTCGCGGCCATCATGCTGATATTGGCGGGATTCTGCCTGGTTCGATGCCACCCAAGTCCACCGAGCTGTGGCAAGAGGGTGCCGCCATCGAAGGTGACAAAATTATCAGCAACGGCGTTCTAGATGAGGCGCGTCTGATAGAGTTGCTTGTTACAAAGCCTGCCCAGTATCCCGGCTGCGCTGGCGCACGGTGCATCAGTGACAACCTGTCCGATCTTAAAGCGCAAATCGCTGCCAACACGCGCGGTATCAGCTTGATCCAAGGACTGTTCGCCGAATATGGGGTGGAAACCGTGCAGAAGTACATGTTCGCCATCCAGGCGACAGCTGAGACAGCCGTACGCAATCTGCTCAAGGGCCTGCATCAGAAATTTGAAGGGCAGCCATTGGAAGCGGTTGACTACATGGATGATGGAACCCCTATTAAGCTCAAGATAACCATCGATGGCTCGAACGGATCGGCTATCTTTGACTTTGATGGTACCGGTCCCGAGGTGTACGGCAGCTGGAACGCACCGATTGCTATCACGCACTCTGCAATCATCTACTGCCTGCGGTGTTTGATCAATGCCGATGTGCCCCTGAACCAGGGGTGTCTGGCTCCGATTGATATACGTGTTCCATCGCCCAGCATTTTGTCCCCCACAAAGACCGCTGCTGTGGTGGGTGGCAATGTGGTGACATCGCAGCGTATCACGGATGTTGTGCTCAAGGCCTTCCAGGCCTGTGCTGCATCCCAGGGCTGCTGTAACAACTTGACCTTCGGCACCGATCCAAAGGTCGACCCTGCAACGGGCGCTGTGATCACCCCCGGATTTGGATACTACGAAACCATTGCGGGCGGCAGCGGTGCCGGCCCATCCTGGAAAGGTGAATCTGGCGTTCATGTCCATATGACCAACACGCGCATTACAGACCCAGAGATCCTGGAGAAGCGCTACCCGACCATGCTGCGGCAGTTTACGCTACGCGAGGGCTCGGGTGGGCAGGGCAAGAATCCTGGCGGCGAGGGTGTGGTACGAGACATCGAATTCCTTGCGCCAATGCAATGTTCAATCCTGTCGGAGCGACGTGTGCACCGGCCTTATGGATTGGAGGGAGGCGAAGCCGCTCAGCCAGGTCTGAATCTTTGGATCTCGCGAGACTCTGAGACGGGTGAGGAGCGCCGAATCAATA